In Fusarium fujikuroi IMI 58289 draft genome, chromosome FFUJ_chr02, the genomic stretch TCACGTTAGAGACTGGGTGGCCGCCGTGCTCAGCGTTTCGACAGACATGGGAATTGAGTTCCATCTCTGCAGTCCCTGGAGAGACTTTGGTTTCCTCAACGGGGCTACGACTCCCCTACGAGACGCTGGGTATGATCTGTGGGTCACTTTGGAAGAGGTAAATTGGCTCCAAGTGCCAGACCGATTCAGCAGCTTTTTGAAGGCAATGACAGTTAGAGCGGTGACTGGAGAACCTCTAGACAGCGCGAATCTCCAATTTTAAATCCAATCTAACATATGAGATTGCTAAAGTTCTGGTCGATCACGGGAATCGATTTATCCGTTATTGATCATTATGTTTTTCGCCACGCGCGGACATCGTCTGCATTTGCTGTCTGCCTGGGCATAACACTTTACAGTACAGTCTTTGATTTGGTGGGCGAGAGAAATCTTTTGAGAATACGGGCTGTGCGGTTAGTGACTGTACTCACAAAGCAGTTCACTTTCCTACAAGATGGTGGAATTTCGATGTTGTCAGTGGATATCTTGGAAGCATCAAGCTATAAGTTTGCTACATGATGAATTCAAATAGCTCATTAATTATGAGTCACTATTAACTACCTCATTACTCCTCACACAAGATTCTTCCTACTCTGACCATGGGAACAATACCAGTCAACAGTATCCAGACACTCAAGCGGGCCAGTAATACAGATACCAAGACTGCAATGGcgtatcttatcttatctgtTTGGAAGCTAATCTATAACAAATGAACAAAGTAAGCTACCTTCAAATTTTACTCGGCAAATGGCTTAAACGCTCGAATTGCGTCGTGTCCATAAAAAGGTGTGATTCAgtgccaaagccaaacatACAGCGATCATACTAGTTACAGTTACTCCTCGAGTAGAAAGAAATGCAATATGCCACTCTCATGAGGTTTGTTATTGTCAAATTGTTCATCCGTCTGCCTATCATCTCAACCATCCTCCTCTCCAAACTTCAAAGCACATCAAATCGTAACTTGGTCAGGTTTGGTAGCTTTGCTTCCGGTGCTTATTCGAGTCAATACTAAATACTCCCTACAGTTGTTATACTTACTAATGCGTGGTCACGGTGCAATTGCTACATCGGACATGTTCGCAGTTCGTGCAAATGGTATGTACGGCCCAATCCCAGGTCTGAAGGCAGCGACACTAATAATGAGACGTTACACTCAACCATGGCAACTTTGGATAGAATGAGACTGTTACTTACACATTTCCAGTAATACGTGACTGGTTCAGGAGCCATATTGGGCTACCTAAGGATGCAATCAGTGTAAGTCCATTATAAGAAAAAGTTCTTGGTTACCTACATGTGATTTGAGTATATCGTGAATATCGGTAGTTGACTTACACCCATTTCCGAGCTTCAAAACGGGCTCGAAGCTCGAGCTTTATTCCGATGCGGCTCTGCGGTCGACTGACACTCAAGGCTCGGGGTTACCGCGAAGGATGCAACCCAACGCCGCCCAGGGTACCAATGAGAAGTCCCGTTTTCGCAGAAACGTGATAAGTTCACTTTTAGCCGGGTTGTTCATTGTTAGTGCCATATTGACGTCAGTGAATGGGGTTGGGGGCGAAACTTGGAtagtgttggtgttgatgggtGAGAGCAAGGGGACCTAGGTTGCCAATAGAATGAAGGCCTCGTGCTGCACTGGTTGAGAACGTATGACTCAAGTAGAGTTTCGGGATTAATAGTTATCTGTGAATAAGGTATATCCGGGCTCCAGTGTGTCTTTAATGAGTTACATCGGGCGACTCTGGCAAGGTGTGTTAAAGACACGAGACACGAGCCGGGAGCTTTGAGGGCATGCAGCAGTGGCACATGGCAGGTCAAGTTCACTATAGGCTCATTATAGTCGCTTCCTATCCTCCATTGTTGGTACTAGCAAGTGTACTTGTGAGGCTCAAGTCAACCAAGCCCATACATCCTGCTGTCGTAAGTTACCGACAAACGGTCAAAGTATGATTGGATCTGGACCTGTGATGTCCGGTCACCTTAAGCCAGTCTATCGAGAATTTCAACTGGGCACGTATTTATCAATGCGTTTCTCTTATTTTCATTATGTACTTATTACCtagcttaagctatttaaCATGGTAACAAATGCTAACATTTGACAGTATTTGACCATAAACTCAACGCCAACATTATCCCAAGCGCCGTATATACTTTTTCAAATAGGAGCAAAAAACAAAGGACTTGATTACAGCCCAGGCACAAGTCCCTAAACCTTGCTGGGTTTATAGCACTCAGCTatcatcttcttccgacCAACTCTCCTGCTCTTGATACTGATAGCACCGCTCGCTTGAGATCTAACACGATGTATTTCCTCGGGATCGTGATTCGTAGCACGAGCGATCTCACGAAGTTCGCCAATCTTCCAGCCgcgcaggaagaagaggcacAGTCCGCCAGCGATATACATTACGCCGACAAAGATTTGGGCGCCGATGTACTTTCCGGTGCCGGCGACAATCTGTAGAGCAATGGGTGTGCTGAACGTACAAGGCAAGCTGATGATGACCCAAGTCAAGTTGAGAGCAGCAGGGACGTCAGCAAGACCGACGACCTCGGCTGTGACTGGAGCCACTGTTGCCCAGTAGGTTCCGGCCATGCCACCTCCCAcgatggtgaagaagagaagaagtccaTAAGACTTGGCGTTGATCCAGATAGCAAAGACGAGAATTGCAGCCAGCCAAGTTGTGCCGCAGGCCATGTTGATTCGCCCTGTGCGATCACTGAAGTACCCGATGAAAGGACGGCCAGCAGCCTGACCCAGATTGAAGATGGCGCTGACCATGGCTGCTTGAGAGGCATCGAGACCAATGAAGTTGGCATAGTTTGCCAgactgaagatgagaacCACGTATCCTAGCATGCTGAACCATCCATaaccaagaagcaagataaACTCAGCACGTTTGAGAAGTCCGAGGTCGAAGGGTGCTTGACGAGAGCCAATGATCTTGTTACGATCCTTGACAAGAATAGTGCAGATGATATTGACGACGAAGACAATGATACCGAGTATCCTGTACGCCCATGCGAGACTGATGTTCCTGATGATAGCTCCAGCTGCCAAGGAGTATAACAAACCACCGAGACCCGAACCAGCGGCACTGATACCGTTTGCGAGAGATCGACGAGTTGTGAACCATTGAGGAACGATACCGACGCTGGGAACAAAGAGGCAGCCCATTCCCAGACCAAAGAGGACACCCTGTGTGAGGAAGAGTTGATATATCTTGGTCGCAAAGCTAGCGCATATCAAGCTAGCGGTTTCCAATACGATACCGGCGAAGAGAGTAGGTTTTGTGCCGAATTCGCGGACGCAGAGTGTAGCAAGGGGTGAGACAAGCATGGCACAAGCAATACTCAATGATCCGACAAAGGCGTAGTGAAGAGATGTTGCTCCGGGGAATGTGTTGTTTGCGATGAAGTGAGCGAGAAAGACTCCGTAACTCGAGTTGAGACCCCATGTATGGGCGTTGATAGTCGCAACACAGGCACAGCAAACCCAGCCATAGCCTCCATTGGGTGGCGGAGGCGGTACATCTGTTCTCGGGGGAAACATATCAccattctccttctcctggCTCGAAATTTGCCGTTGAACTTCCTGGACTGGAGTGATGACATCGCCTTCTTCGGTAGTGGTGGTGTCGAGACTCCTCCGAGCCGAACCCATCTCCGGCTCAGGGGACCGGGAAGTCTTTTTCTCGTCGTTGTCTCCCATTGTTTAGGGCAATTTGGAGGAAAGACGAAAGGAAAAAGATGGAGGAGTCATGATTTTTAGTAGAAAAAATGGATAAAAAGGGATCAAGTGCTTCTTAACTATGACCCCCGGCTTAGAGAGACCGTCTAGGGCATCTCCGACAACCGGAAATGGCGTCCGGGGATAAGACGGGTCCAGTTTTGATGCGTCTTGGCTTCGGTTGGCGGCGCAGAACCACGCGGGCCGTAAGCCATCTCTGTATGTCTCGCTATGGTCTTCTCGTGCTGACAATGTTGTAATTGGGTGATGTATCTTACAAACAGAGCCAAGATCCAATGAATGAAACTGTCTACTCACTGCACCAAGACGAGTCTCCCTTTGGCTTCCGCATACAGGCAACAGACGGTCATAACAATAAGACCAAGGGAAATAAGATTTGAGCCTGGGGATAAAGCGGGGGTGAATGTCAAGTATCCAATCCAAGCTCAGCCGATCTGATCGGCTATTACCCGCATTCACTCGCTCCCACTTCCGCccgccttttcctttctcgtTGCTCTCCTTGTGACCTTTCGTGGGGTAATACGCATACATTATTTGACACCAAGACCCGGCATTTCATGTCGGTGAATAGCAAGTGTCGTCTTTTCTGCTTATAAATGCCACATGGTTTGTCATAAGATGTGTCAAAAAAGGCGCCAAGCTCCAGCACTGCTCGTCTAATATGCCGAGGTTTACGGTGTTGCCCCTCCCGGACGATTCAGTGGGAATAACGCATTGTCATAGAAAGGGCGTTCATTTGTTATTATGACCCTGGTCGATGTTCTGATATGCAAGCCAGGTGAGCTAGAAAGCgcagagagaagagagagaatatCTGCTGGAGCCAGGTGTCCCTTGGCCACAAGGATGTTATCATATGCTTAGAATAATTTCTAAACATTCAGGCCCAATCTTTTGAATGAACCAAACAAACTCATCATAAAATAAACACCTCTTTCGACATTTCCTAGACTCGGAGGGAGGagcctctttctcttcttgagcctTGATAATGTTCACCCCAGCCTCGAATTTTGTTCTGCCTAACCTATACCGCTCTATATTCGTGACCGAAGACTTGATGTTCCTGAATGATACACTACTTATAAACAATTTTGTTCCCGTTCAATGAACTGAGCATACCGAAACTACGAGAAAGGTCAATGAGCGGGTTACTCACAATATAACCTCCCAGCTTAGCATCAGCTGGACTGCTTGTTCAATACACATACCTGAAGATGCAATGCTCAAGGTAATCAACTCAACGCTCGCTATGAACACGGCTTTTCGACTGTTGCTGAGAACAATGGACGGAACACAGTTACGCAAAGGCCTGTTCCAACTCAAAACAATTGTCTAACACAGAATCAGGTCCTTGTTGTGAACACTTggatttaagatatatatcacACAGCCTCACGAGCTTTTGAAACGACCTTAACTCCCCATTCGGCACGGATTCTTCGATCAAGCAGAGCCTACTCATTCCGTTtgaaaaagagaagaaacaactTGCGCCGTTCATAATGGGATTCAAACTTCAAGCCGCCGGTCCAGGGGCGATTGTCTCTATCGTCTTGTTAAGTATCATCGTAGCAATCCGAATCACCGGATTCATTGCCCTACAGTACGGTCGCTGGAAGTACCAGCACTATAATGGACGCCTAAATGGATCAAACAAGATTTCCGTAATCTTGACAATCAGTGACTCGAAAGATCGAAATCTGGTCGACTATGTTCGGACTATCCTTAAGAACAAACCTGAGCAGCTCCTGATAACTACTAGCAACAGGAAGGCTCAGCACCGGGTAGACGGTAAGTTGAAAGGGTTGAGATTTGCGTACTCTGATACAAAGATTAGTGTTGGTGCTGTCAACGAGCCGAATAGACGTCGTGAGATTGACCACGCTTTGGCCTCAATTGACACTCCGTTTACTGTTCTGACTGATCAGGGAGTTTATTGGCCTGAGGGATTCCTCAAATCGGCAATGATTCCCTTTGCAAGTCATCGTGTTGGCTGCGTCACAGTTCCGATGATGGCACGCAAGCGAGATGGGATCTGGGGCTCGTTCTGGACATGTCTCTTCTCGTGCTACTACTCCCTCATGGCGGAGAGGAATAGGGCTCTTAACGCTCTCGATTCCTCTATACTTTTCACAGGATCGCCTATCATATTCCGTACCAAGTTGACTGCCCAGCCAAGATTCAAGCAGCAGTTCGAGGTTGAGCCGTGCTTGAACCGACGGCATGGTGTCCACAAAGCAGATGAGTATCTGTTCTTCAACCGATACTTGcttcaagaagaggctcCGCGCGAAGAACCTTGTCTTGTTGTGTTCCAAGACACTCCGGAAGCTACAGTTGTAGTAGACCGACCAACCATCGCCGAGTTCATCAGTGAGTACCTTCAGATGACTCGCAATCTTTGGCGGCTTAGCCGTGTGATGATTCGTCGGAAGGAGCGCAACCAGTACCCCTGTGCCTTTTTACTGACGCATCTCAGCAGTTTTGTGTCGTTTCCTCTGATGTACGagattctcttctttcttctcgtACACTTCACAATCCATCTTGGCGACGACGAGTGGGCGGCTTGGATCATATTTGGATATTCACTTGCCTTCTTCCTGACGGTTGTGGGGTCACAGATATTCAGGCGTTTCGTTGTAGGCGGCGGCTACGGCTTTGGCATAGTGACACCTATCATGGCTGTTTTGGTATGTTACCCAGCCTACTATATCCTTGGGCTCCTCAGGCTTGTGGCATTGGCCACCGCATGGAAGGCCGACGTTGAACTAATCAATGAGGATGAAATTAAAGTGAGAGTGGGCGACCCTGAAGCTCTGCGATATTCCGTTCACGGCGCTGAGGAGGCTCGAGCGGACATCGACGAACCGCCGTGGATATCGGGATGTATGGAGTTGGAGAGACCCTGGCGTGCGCTTCGACCACTATCCGATTTCCAGCTGTACACCATTGAGGAATAGGTTGTTGGAATTTGAGGTTAGCTAATGGTAAGTGTGCTGTGCAGCGGGGCATTGGGATGAGACGTGAAAGCTCATGCCCTCCTACCGAGAACTAGGTAGTGTGATGGGAGTCAGGAAGTTGACATCGAACTTGGCCGAAATGAAGTAAAAAGGTAAGTATTTTCCTCTGTGCTAATAAAGTCCTATTCGAAAGCCCTCTGGCTTATGTAACTTGCCCACTTGGATCCTTATTGAGACAGAAAACCGTGACATATAAAAATGCTCAAGCAAGAATGTAGTAGAATTGGGATTTCAAGTTGCAAAACACGATATTTGTGTTCTGTGTCCCAGTGTCACTCAAAGTCGAATGGTAGTACACACAATTGCTTCAAACTACCTAGGAAACGCCCCGACCACGCCGTGAATTAGCCATATTAAGTGGAGTTCGGATACAGTGGCAAATTTTGGAAAGAGAGTTAAGATTTAGATCTCCCGAAAACATGTCTTCAGATTCAGTCTGGGGAATGCCTGTGGGGATACCTTCAAGGGACTCGTCTGTGCTTGTGTATGGGGATGAATCCCCAGCTAAAGAAAGAGTGGTGTGATTGCGGAACCGAAGTGCCTGTTACATTGTTGCAATCAGAAATCAAACCTCAAATCCTGGGGTTACCCAGTTTGTGAATCGAGACGGCAATGCTATGAACTGTTGGGAGTCTCATGAGGGTACTTGGGCAtgacaacctcttcagtTACGATGATCTACATATGGTCGTCTTTCCAATCATTAGTTACCCGGATTTGAATGGAACAATGCATTGTTCTCCAAGTCGCCTTTTAGAATAGGTGTGTAGAGTCTTG encodes the following:
- a CDS encoding MCH2-like monocarboxylate permease family protein — encoded protein: MGDNDEKKTSRSPEPEMGSARRSLDTTTTEEGDVITPVQEVQRQISSQEKENGDMFPPRTDVPPPPPNGGYGWVCCACVATINAHTWGLNSSYGVFLAHFIANNTFPGATSLHYAFVGSLSIACAMLVSPLATLCVREFGTKPTLFAGIVLETASLICASFATKIYQLFLTQGVLFGLGMGCLFVPSVGIVPQWFTTRRSLANGISAAGSGLGGLLYSLAAGAIIRNISLAWAYRILGIIVFVVNIICTILVKDRNKIIGSRQAPFDLGLLKRAEFILLLGYGWFSMLGYVVLIFSLANYANFIGLDASQAAMVSAIFNLGQAAGRPFIGYFSDRTGRINMACGTTWLAAILVFAIWINAKSYGLLLFFTIVGGGMAGTYWATVAPVTAEVVGLADVPAALNLTWVIISLPCTFSTPIALQIVAGTGKYIGAQIFVGVMYIAGGLCLFFLRGWKIGELREIARATNHDPEEIHRVRSQASGAISIKSRRVGRKKMIAECYKPSKV